The Candidatus Phytoplasma asteris DNA segment GAATCAACTAGCAATGAATACGAAGTAGTAAAAGACCTATACGAAAAAATTGTTAAAGCAAAAGACGATGCTTATGATTATTTAAAAAAAAACGATAATAAAGCAGATGATACAATTTTTTCAAATATAAAAAAATTATTTAAAAACGATAATGCCAAAAACCTCCAAGAAAAAGTTAATAATTTAACCAAATAAAAACACCCTTATTAAGGGTGTTTTTTATTATACATATAAAAAAAACTACCTTAAAAAGGTAGTTTTTTTCATTTATAAATTATTTATTTTTTTGATTTAATAAAGACGCTTCAACAAACCCTTTAAATAAAGGATGTGGTTTTAATGGTCTTGACAAAAACTCAGGATGAAATTGTACTGCAATAAACCAAGGATGGCTTTTTAACTCAATAATTTCACAAAGCTTTTGTTCTTGATTTATTCCAGAAACAACAAAATCATTATTTTTTTCAAATAAAGCAACATAATGAGGATTCATCTCAAAACGATGACGATGTCTTTCATAAATTATTTCTTGATTATAAATAGCTTTACTTTTGGTGTTGGCTTTAAGATGGCACGGATAAGAACCTAATCGCAGGGTTCCTCCTAAATTGCTGTCAACTATTTTTTTAGTAATTACAGGATGCGGCGTCTTTTCGTCAACTTCCAAAGAATTGGCACCTTGTAAATGTAGCACATTGCGGGCATATTCAATAACTGCTAACTGCATACCTAGACAAATCCCAAAGAAAGGAATATTGTTAGTTCTTGCATAATTAATGGCTAAAATTTTGCCTTCAATAGCGCGATTGCCAAAACCATAAGGAACTAAAATACCATCATAGTCTTCAAGCAAAGAAGAAATATTGTCTGGCGTTACTTTTTCAGCATCTATCCATTTAATTTCCAGTTTACAATTATATTGATAAGAAGCATGTTTAAGAGCTTCTATGATTGATAAATAAGCATCATGTAAAACAATGTATTTACCCACTAGAGCAATGACTACTTTTTTTTCTAAATTTTGGATGCGTGTAATTAGTTGTTGCCAGGCTTGCAAATCGGCGTTTGAAAAATTAGTAAGTTTTAAATGTTGTAAAATAAAATCATCGATTCCTTGATGATGCAAGTTAAGAATCATTTGATATAAAATATCAACATCTAAGGCTTCAAAAATAGCTTGTGGATTGATGTCACATAAAGCAGCAATTTTATTTTTGGTTTCTTGGTTGATAGGAACTTCACTACGTAAGACCAAAATTTGAGGTTGTATTCCTAAAGCACGTAATTCTTTAACGCTGTGTTGGGTAGGTTTTGTTTTGATTTCTTGAGCTTTTTTTAAATAAGGAACTAAAGTGGTATGAAGATACAAAACATTGTGATAACCAAAATCAAAGCGCACTTGTCTGATGGCTTCTAAAAAAGGCGATGATTCAATGTCTCCTACGGTGCCTCCAATTTCTACAATAACAACATCTGATTTGTGAAAAAGAGCAGCATCAATTAGTTTTTGTTTGATTTCTTCAGTGATGTGTGGAATAACTTGAACGGTTTTACC contains these protein-coding regions:
- a CDS encoding CTP synthase, which translates into the protein MNNKDLKTKFIFITGGVVSSLGKGITAASIGQILKNRGLKVSIQKLDPYINIDPGTMSPYQHGEVFVTDDGAETDLDLGHYERFLDENMSKKSNVTAGQIYQSVINKEREGKYLGKTVQVIPHITEEIKQKLIDAALFHKSDVVIVEIGGTVGDIESSPFLEAIRQVRFDFGYHNVLYLHTTLVPYLKKAQEIKTKPTQHSVKELRALGIQPQILVLRSEVPINQETKNKIAALCDINPQAIFEALDVDILYQMILNLHHQGIDDFILQHLKLTNFSNADLQAWQQLITRIQNLEKKVVIALVGKYIVLHDAYLSIIEALKHASYQYNCKLEIKWIDAEKVTPDNISSLLEDYDGILVPYGFGNRAIEGKILAINYARTNNIPFFGICLGMQLAVIEYARNVLHLQGANSLEVDEKTPHPVITKKIVDSNLGGTLRLGSYPCHLKANTKSKAIYNQEIIYERHRHRFEMNPHYVALFEKNNDFVVSGINQEQKLCEIIELKSHPWFIAVQFHPEFLSRPLKPHPLFKGFVEASLLNQKNK